A genome region from Bacteroides stercoris ATCC 43183 includes the following:
- a CDS encoding TonB-dependent receptor domain-containing protein, with amino-acid sequence MKNRWAMLLAVLLIPVWATAQNAANSSFQIKGILLDSLTKEGEPYATIKIVKKEAPEHALKMLVTDMKGHFQEKVPGNKGNFIMTISSVGRNSIVKNFSVKPGEKSVDFGTMYITDASNELGQVEIVAQKPLVKADIDKIEYNVQDDPDSKSNSVLEMLRKVPLVTVDGEDNIKVNGSSSFKVYVNGKPNNMMSNNPTEVLKSMPANSIKHIEVITNPSAKYDAEGVGGILNIVTVGGGLEGYTATFSGNVSNRGAGGGVFGTIKSGKLTFSARYNYNYNNQPRSYSGGNRRTVGETDSSSSDLDYSGTSKGDGSFQSGSMEASYEIDTLRLVTMSFGLWGGKNKSDGATNTLATFPGTANELYNYVSNSHSKSSWYSIDGGIDYQRLFPVKERMLTFSYKINTRPQTSDSYSGYEYDMDNVAPDWQDFMKRMLDQHNDGSQSTTEHTLQADYTTPIGKMHTVETGVKYILRNNTAEDDRFQRAAGQQTDYEFDEDHSSHYKHLNDILAAYAGYSLKVKKLSGRLGVRYEHTIQNVKYLLGKGDNFKKDFDDVVPSASIGWKLTDMSNLRLGYNMRIYRPGIWYLNPYLNDSNPTNITQGNPNLDSEKSHAFNLSYSNFTQKFNVNLSLRYSFTNNSIEQISEIVPDTEIEGLKETTGKEVLYSTYQNIGKTKNASLSGYINWNATSNTRIYANIYGNYSYMEGANGLKNDGWNLFAYGGAQQTLPHDWRISLNVFGQTPWVMLQGKGSSYFDYGLSVNKSFFDKRLTLSAFASNFFKKYMDNTNTLEGVGFTQESWSKYSRQRFGISVSYRIGELKASVKKAARSISNDDVKGGGGGNSVQ; translated from the coding sequence ATGAAAAACAGATGGGCCATGTTGCTGGCGGTATTGTTAATACCCGTTTGGGCAACTGCACAGAATGCGGCAAACTCTTCCTTTCAGATTAAGGGTATCTTACTCGATTCTCTTACTAAAGAAGGTGAGCCGTACGCTACAATCAAGATAGTCAAGAAAGAAGCGCCGGAACATGCGTTGAAAATGCTGGTGACGGATATGAAGGGACACTTCCAGGAGAAAGTACCCGGTAATAAAGGCAACTTCATTATGACAATTTCTTCGGTGGGACGGAACAGTATTGTGAAGAACTTCTCCGTAAAACCGGGAGAAAAGTCGGTGGACTTCGGTACCATGTATATTACAGATGCTTCCAATGAGTTGGGACAGGTGGAGATTGTAGCCCAGAAGCCGTTGGTAAAGGCAGATATCGACAAGATAGAATATAACGTGCAGGACGACCCCGATTCCAAGTCGAACTCTGTTCTTGAGATGCTGCGCAAAGTACCCCTTGTAACGGTGGACGGCGAAGACAACATCAAGGTGAACGGCAGCAGCAGTTTCAAGGTGTATGTCAACGGCAAGCCCAACAACATGATGAGTAATAATCCTACGGAAGTCCTGAAAAGTATGCCCGCCAACTCCATCAAGCACATAGAGGTAATTACCAATCCCAGTGCAAAGTACGATGCGGAAGGTGTCGGGGGTATCCTGAACATTGTTACCGTAGGCGGCGGACTGGAAGGGTATACGGCTACGTTCAGCGGCAATGTCAGTAACCGTGGCGCCGGTGGGGGTGTATTCGGTACGATAAAAAGCGGCAAACTGACTTTCAGCGCCCGCTATAATTACAACTATAACAACCAGCCCCGCAGCTACTCCGGCGGCAATCGGCGTACCGTCGGCGAAACGGACAGCAGTTCGTCCGACCTGGATTACAGCGGAACCAGCAAGGGAGACGGTTCTTTCCAGTCAGGCAGTATGGAAGCCAGCTATGAAATCGACACATTGCGGCTGGTAACCATGTCCTTCGGGCTTTGGGGCGGCAAGAACAAGAGCGACGGAGCGACCAATACGCTGGCCACCTTCCCCGGTACTGCCAACGAACTGTACAACTATGTCTCCAATAGTCACAGTAAAAGTTCCTGGTATTCCATTGACGGAGGTATCGACTACCAGCGTCTGTTTCCCGTAAAGGAGCGTATGCTCACGTTCTCGTATAAGATTAATACCCGCCCGCAGACCTCGGATTCCTATTCCGGTTACGAGTATGATATGGACAATGTGGCCCCGGACTGGCAGGACTTTATGAAGCGCATGCTCGACCAGCATAATGACGGTTCGCAAAGCACTACGGAGCACACCTTACAGGCCGATTATACGACTCCCATCGGCAAGATGCACACAGTAGAAACCGGAGTTAAATACATCCTTCGCAACAATACTGCCGAGGACGACCGCTTCCAGCGCGCCGCAGGGCAGCAAACCGATTATGAATTCGATGAAGACCATAGTTCCCACTACAAACACCTGAATGATATTCTGGCTGCCTATGCCGGTTATTCCTTGAAAGTGAAGAAGCTCTCTGGCAGGCTGGGCGTGCGCTACGAGCATACCATACAGAATGTGAAGTATCTTTTAGGCAAAGGCGATAACTTCAAGAAGGATTTCGACGATGTAGTTCCTTCCGCCAGCATCGGCTGGAAGCTGACGGATATGTCCAACTTGCGTTTGGGTTATAACATGCGTATCTACCGTCCGGGCATCTGGTATCTGAATCCCTACCTGAATGACAGTAATCCTACCAATATCACGCAAGGCAATCCCAATCTGGATAGTGAGAAAAGCCATGCTTTCAATCTGAGTTACAGTAATTTTACGCAGAAGTTCAATGTCAACCTATCGCTCCGCTATTCGTTTACCAACAACAGCATCGAGCAAATCTCCGAAATTGTTCCCGATACCGAGATTGAGGGTTTGAAAGAGACTACCGGCAAAGAGGTGCTTTACTCCACTTATCAGAACATAGGAAAAACCAAGAATGCGAGTCTTAGCGGTTATATCAACTGGAATGCTACATCCAATACCCGTATCTATGCCAATATCTACGGTAACTATTCATATATGGAAGGAGCCAACGGCCTTAAAAACGACGGTTGGAATCTTTTTGCCTACGGGGGTGCGCAACAAACCCTGCCCCATGATTGGCGCATCAGTCTGAACGTGTTCGGCCAGACTCCCTGGGTAATGTTACAGGGTAAAGGGAGCAGTTACTTCGATTACGGCTTGAGCGTAAACAAGTCTTTCTTCGACAAGCGTCTGACCCTCTCTGCTTTTGCCAGCAACTTCTTTAAGAAGTACATGGACAATACCAATACGCTCGAAGGTGTTGGTTTTACGCAGGAGAGCTGGAGCAAGTATAGCCGCCAGCGCTTCGGCATCAGTGTCAGTTACCGTATCGGCGAGCTGAAAGCCAGCGTTAAGAAAGCCGCCCGTTCCATCAGCAATGATGATGTAAAGGGCGGTGGAGGCGGCAATAGCGTTCAGTAG
- a CDS encoding SusC/RagA family TonB-linked outer membrane protein: MKKKPKHSMEKAFWLKNLFLIACLLFTATPGFSQNKTVTGTVTDATGEPLIGASVLQQGTSNGVITDIDGKYSIQVPPEATLEFSYVGMVKQAVKVGNRSVIDVQMNDDSQMLAETVVIGYGSAKKRDLTGSITNIKGDEIANKPVVNPVAALQGKIAGVQVINSGKAGADPEIRVRGTNSINGYKPLYVVDGLFNDNINFLNPQDIESMEILKDPSSLAIFGVRGANGVIIITTKKAKEGQTRININGSFGFKRVTDKIAMVDAAGFKELYNEQLRNEGNPEFDFTPWTGNTDWQDEIFQTGFITNNNVSITGASARHSFYLGAGYAYEQGNIKHEKYSKVTLNISNDYKVTDNFKVGFQFNGARILPADTKSVATALRAAPVAPVYNAEYGLYTTLPGFQKAQMNNPMVDVDLKANTTRAENYRASGNVYGQWDFLKNFQFKVMYSMDYASNSSRTYTPVINVFDSSVEGNVVTLGNGKTGVKQSKETEAKVQSDYLLTYTNTWGDHSLTATAGFTTYYNKLEMLGGERTQGVGLVIPDNPDKWYISIGDAATATNESKQWERSTVSMLGRVLYNYKGRYLFNGSFRRDGSSAFSYTGNQWQNFYSVGAGWLMSEEEFMKDITWLDMLKLKGSWGTLGNQNLDKAYPAEPLLTNAYSAVFGKPSAIYPGYQLSYLPNPRLRWEKVEAWEAGAEANFFRNRLHFEGVYYKKTTKDLLAEVPGISGTVPGIGNLGSIENKGVELAIDWRDRIGDWGYSAGFNLTTIKNKVLSLVQEGYSIIAGDKSQSYTMAGYPIGYFYGYKVEGVYQTDEEIARSPKNTLATVTPGDLKFKDVNDDGEITTADRTLIGDPTPNVTYGIALGVSYKNWELGIDMMGQGGNQIFRTWDNYNWSQFNFMEQRMDRWHGPGTSNTQPLLNTKHTINNMNSEYYIEDGSFFRIRNVQLAYNFDKTLISRIGMQALKLYVNIQNLKTWKHNTGYTPELGGTAIAFGVDDGSYPMPAIYTFGFNLTF; the protein is encoded by the coding sequence ATGAAGAAAAAACCTAAACATTCTATGGAGAAAGCCTTCTGGCTGAAAAATCTATTTCTGATAGCATGTTTGCTCTTTACGGCAACTCCCGGTTTCTCTCAAAACAAGACAGTGACCGGTACGGTGACCGACGCTACGGGCGAACCGCTCATCGGAGCATCCGTGCTGCAACAAGGCACTTCCAATGGTGTCATTACGGACATTGACGGAAAGTATTCCATCCAAGTGCCGCCCGAAGCCACTTTGGAGTTTTCCTACGTAGGCATGGTAAAGCAAGCCGTCAAAGTAGGCAACCGGAGTGTTATCGACGTGCAGATGAACGACGATTCACAGATGCTTGCCGAAACGGTCGTCATCGGGTACGGCAGCGCCAAGAAACGCGACCTCACCGGGTCTATCACCAACATAAAAGGCGATGAGATTGCCAACAAACCCGTAGTCAACCCCGTAGCCGCCCTGCAGGGAAAGATAGCCGGCGTACAGGTTATCAATTCCGGCAAGGCAGGAGCAGACCCTGAAATACGCGTGCGCGGTACAAACTCCATTAACGGCTACAAACCGCTGTATGTAGTAGACGGCCTGTTCAATGACAATATCAACTTCCTCAATCCGCAGGACATCGAGTCCATGGAAATCCTGAAAGACCCGTCGTCCCTCGCCATCTTCGGCGTGCGCGGCGCCAACGGTGTCATCATCATCACCACCAAGAAAGCCAAAGAAGGACAGACGCGCATCAATATCAACGGCTCGTTCGGCTTCAAGCGTGTAACGGACAAGATTGCAATGGTCGACGCCGCCGGGTTCAAGGAACTCTACAACGAACAGTTGAGAAATGAAGGCAATCCCGAATTTGATTTCACCCCGTGGACGGGCAATACCGACTGGCAGGATGAAATCTTCCAGACCGGATTTATCACCAACAACAATGTCAGCATTACGGGCGCTTCCGCCAGGCACAGCTTCTACCTCGGCGCCGGTTATGCCTACGAACAAGGCAATATCAAGCACGAGAAGTACAGCAAGGTCACACTGAACATAAGCAACGACTATAAAGTTACGGATAACTTCAAAGTAGGCTTCCAGTTCAACGGCGCACGCATACTGCCCGCCGATACAAAAAGTGTGGCAACAGCTCTCCGCGCAGCCCCGGTAGCCCCCGTATACAATGCCGAATACGGCTTGTACACCACCCTGCCCGGCTTCCAGAAAGCGCAGATGAACAACCCTATGGTGGATGTGGACTTGAAAGCCAATACCACCCGTGCGGAAAACTACCGCGCATCGGGCAATGTATACGGCCAATGGGACTTCCTGAAAAACTTCCAGTTCAAAGTAATGTATTCCATGGACTATGCTTCCAACAGCAGCCGCACCTACACGCCTGTTATCAACGTATTCGACAGCAGCGTGGAAGGCAACGTCGTGACCCTCGGCAACGGTAAGACCGGCGTGAAACAATCCAAGGAAACCGAAGCCAAAGTACAAAGCGACTACCTGCTGACCTACACCAATACCTGGGGCGACCACAGCCTGACCGCCACCGCCGGCTTCACCACCTATTACAACAAGCTGGAGATGCTGGGCGGAGAACGTACGCAGGGCGTAGGTCTGGTTATCCCCGATAATCCCGACAAGTGGTACATCAGCATCGGCGATGCGGCAACAGCCACCAACGAGAGCAAGCAATGGGAGCGCAGTACCGTATCCATGCTGGGACGTGTGCTCTATAACTACAAAGGCAGATACCTGTTCAACGGTTCGTTCCGCCGCGACGGTTCCTCCGCATTCTCCTACACCGGAAATCAGTGGCAGAATTTCTACTCCGTCGGCGCAGGCTGGCTGATGTCCGAAGAGGAGTTCATGAAAGACATCACCTGGTTGGATATGTTGAAGCTGAAAGGCTCGTGGGGTACGCTCGGCAATCAGAATCTGGACAAGGCCTATCCTGCCGAACCGTTGCTCACCAATGCCTATTCCGCCGTATTCGGCAAGCCATCCGCCATCTATCCGGGCTACCAGTTGTCCTACCTGCCCAATCCCCGTCTCCGCTGGGAAAAGGTGGAAGCCTGGGAAGCGGGTGCAGAAGCCAACTTCTTCCGCAACCGCCTGCACTTCGAGGGTGTATATTACAAGAAAACCACCAAAGACCTGCTGGCGGAAGTTCCGGGCATCTCCGGCACGGTGCCGGGCATCGGTAACCTCGGTTCCATAGAGAACAAAGGCGTGGAACTCGCCATCGACTGGCGCGACCGGATTGGCGACTGGGGCTATAGCGCAGGCTTCAACCTCACTACCATCAAGAACAAGGTATTGAGCCTTGTACAGGAGGGTTACTCGATTATCGCAGGCGACAAGAGCCAGAGTTACACAATGGCCGGCTATCCCATCGGTTACTTCTACGGTTACAAGGTAGAGGGCGTGTACCAGACGGACGAAGAAATAGCCCGGTCGCCCAAGAATACCCTGGCCACCGTGACTCCGGGCGACCTGAAATTCAAGGACGTGAACGATGACGGTGAAATCACCACTGCCGACCGTACCCTGATAGGCGACCCTACCCCGAATGTCACTTACGGCATCGCCCTCGGCGTAAGCTATAAGAACTGGGAGCTCGGCATCGACATGATGGGACAAGGCGGTAACCAGATATTCCGTACCTGGGACAACTACAACTGGAGCCAGTTCAACTTCATGGAACAACGCATGGACCGCTGGCACGGACCGGGCACAAGCAATACCCAACCCTTGCTCAACACGAAGCATACCATCAACAATATGAATTCCGAGTACTACATCGAAGACGGCAGCTTCTTCCGCATCCGCAACGTACAGTTGGCGTATAACTTCGACAAGACCCTGATATCCAGAATCGGTATGCAGGCCCTGAAGCTCTACGTCAACATCCAGAACCTGAAAACCTGGAAACACAATACCGGTTACACTCCCGAACTGGGCGGTACGGCCATTGCTTTCGGCGTAGACGACGGCAGCTATCCGATGCCTGCCATTTATACATTCGGCTTTAATCTGACATTCTAA
- a CDS encoding RagB/SusD family nutrient uptake outer membrane protein: MKLKHKILTLIAGTLTTFALTSCNDFLDRDPLGQFTEDDAPNALIGGKMYNVYYLMRSYNITAGIPAFMIHMVRSEDSEKGSDAGDGADQAAMWDDFQYTASNGTLSAYWGQNYKIIYQCNEILDDLENSGNKDDLENVRTKGEALFFRAYCYFNLVRAWGEVPLVTFKVKEASDANRPKSDVNEIYEQIDKDLTEAEKCLPLTWTSEYTGRITWGAARSLHARTYMMRNDWDNMYDASTEVIKSGLYNLNTPVDKVFTVEGENCGESVFELQCESTDALKNSDVIGSQFCQVQGVRGAGDWDLGWGWHMGTALLGGAFEPGDPRKDATLLYFRRSISDPVTPENTNKPYGESPVSTAMGAYFNKKAYTEPELRKKYTKDGFWVNIRIIRYPDVLLMAAEAANEKGIPGEAIDYLEQVRAHARGADSSILPKVTSTDQSTLRDAIRHERRVELALEPDRFYDLVRWGIAKEVLQAAGKNYQDKNALLPLPQEEIDKSNGVLKQNPDY, encoded by the coding sequence ATGAAACTGAAACATAAGATTCTAACTCTGATAGCAGGTACACTCACCACCTTTGCCCTGACATCCTGCAACGACTTCCTCGACCGCGACCCGCTGGGGCAGTTCACCGAAGACGATGCTCCCAACGCCCTTATCGGCGGAAAGATGTACAACGTATATTACCTGATGCGCAGCTATAACATCACTGCCGGAATACCCGCCTTCATGATACACATGGTACGCAGCGAGGACTCCGAAAAAGGCAGCGATGCCGGCGACGGCGCCGACCAGGCAGCCATGTGGGACGACTTCCAGTATACAGCCTCCAACGGTACGCTCAGTGCCTATTGGGGACAGAACTATAAAATCATCTACCAGTGCAACGAAATCCTCGACGACCTGGAGAACAGCGGAAACAAGGATGATTTGGAGAATGTACGTACCAAAGGCGAAGCCCTGTTCTTCCGCGCCTACTGCTACTTCAACCTTGTACGTGCCTGGGGAGAGGTGCCGCTGGTAACATTCAAAGTGAAAGAAGCATCCGACGCCAACCGACCCAAAAGTGATGTGAACGAGATATACGAACAGATAGACAAGGACCTGACCGAAGCCGAGAAATGCCTGCCGCTGACATGGACTTCCGAATACACCGGACGCATCACCTGGGGAGCCGCCCGCTCACTGCACGCCCGCACCTACATGATGCGCAACGACTGGGACAATATGTACGACGCTTCCACCGAAGTCATCAAGTCCGGCCTCTACAACCTGAACACACCCGTAGATAAAGTCTTCACCGTTGAGGGCGAGAACTGCGGCGAAAGCGTGTTCGAACTGCAATGCGAATCGACCGATGCCCTGAAAAACAGTGATGTCATCGGAAGTCAGTTCTGCCAGGTACAAGGCGTGCGCGGCGCAGGCGATTGGGACCTCGGTTGGGGCTGGCATATGGGTACTGCGCTGTTAGGCGGGGCATTCGAACCCGGTGACCCTCGCAAAGATGCCACCCTGCTTTATTTCCGCCGGAGCATCAGCGACCCTGTCACTCCGGAAAATACCAACAAGCCTTACGGTGAATCTCCCGTATCCACCGCTATGGGGGCTTACTTCAACAAAAAGGCGTATACCGAACCCGAACTGCGTAAGAAATATACCAAAGACGGTTTTTGGGTAAACATCCGCATCATCCGCTACCCGGACGTATTGCTGATGGCTGCCGAAGCCGCCAACGAGAAAGGTATTCCGGGAGAGGCTATCGATTATCTGGAGCAGGTCCGCGCCCATGCACGCGGTGCGGACAGCAGCATACTGCCCAAAGTCACGTCTACTGACCAAAGCACACTGCGTGATGCCATTCGCCACGAACGCCGCGTTGAGTTGGCATTGGAACCCGACCGTTTCTACGACCTCGTGCGCTGGGGTATTGCCAAAGAGGTGCTTCAAGCTGCCGGAAAGAACTATCAGGACAAGAATGCCTTGCTGCCATTGCCGCAAGAAGAAATTGACAAATCGAACGGGGTGCTGAAACAGAATCCTGATTATTAA
- the bglX gene encoding beta-glucosidase BglX, whose protein sequence is MKKFFKRTGLLLAAAFIGAAAMQAQKSPQDMDRFIDALMKRMTVEEKIGQLNLPVTGEITTGQAKSSDVAKKIEQGLVGGLFNLKGVDKIRDVQKLAVENSRLGIPLLFGMDVIHGYETIFPIPLGLSCTWDMAAIRESARIAAIEASADGISWTFSPMVDISRDPRWGRVSEGSGEDPFLGGAIAKAMVYGYQGANLSDQLKRNDEILACVKHFALYGAGEAGRDYNTVDMSRNRMFNEYMYPYEAAVEAGVGSVMASFNEIDGVPATANKWLMTDVLRKQWGFNGFVVTDFTGISEMTEHGIGDLQAVSARALNAGVDMDMVSEGFVGTLKKSVMSGKVSMKTLDTACRRILEAKYKLGLFDNPYKYCDPERPARDIFTKEHRAAARRIAAESFVLLKNDSIGLHPGSLPQPLLPLKKEGTVAVIGPLGNTRSNMPGTWSVAARLNDYPSLYEGLKEMMSGKVNVTYAKGSNLIGDAAYEERATMFGRSLNRDNRTDKELLDEALKTAAGADVIIAALGESSEMSGESSSRTNLDLPDVQRSLLEALLKTGKPVVLTLFTGRPLTLTWEQANVPAILNVWFGGSEAAYAIGDVLFGDVNPSGKLTMTFPKNVGQIPLFYNHKNTGRPLQAGKWFEKFRSNYLDVDNEPLYPFGYGLSYTTFRYSDIALSTPSMGQDGSITAAVTVTNTGKRDGAEVVQLYIRDLVGSITRPVRELKGFEKIFLRAGESKTVSFKITPELLRFYDYDLNHVAEPGDFDLFIGGSSQAARTARITLK, encoded by the coding sequence ATGAAGAAGTTTTTCAAAAGAACCGGTCTGCTACTTGCAGCCGCCTTTATAGGCGCCGCCGCCATGCAGGCGCAGAAATCTCCTCAAGACATGGACCGCTTTATCGATGCTCTGATGAAGCGAATGACCGTAGAGGAGAAAATAGGGCAATTGAACCTGCCCGTTACCGGTGAAATCACTACCGGGCAAGCCAAAAGCAGTGACGTAGCCAAGAAAATCGAGCAAGGGCTCGTCGGCGGACTTTTCAACCTGAAAGGAGTGGACAAGATACGCGACGTGCAAAAGCTGGCAGTGGAAAACTCCCGTCTGGGCATTCCCCTGCTCTTCGGCATGGATGTGATACACGGTTACGAAACCATCTTCCCCATCCCTCTGGGGCTTTCCTGCACCTGGGATATGGCAGCCATTCGGGAATCCGCACGTATTGCCGCCATCGAAGCCAGTGCCGACGGCATCTCCTGGACATTCAGTCCGATGGTGGACATCAGCCGCGACCCGCGTTGGGGACGTGTCAGCGAAGGCAGTGGCGAAGACCCTTTCCTTGGCGGAGCAATTGCCAAAGCGATGGTATACGGTTATCAGGGAGCCAACCTCTCCGACCAGCTCAAGCGCAACGATGAAATCCTTGCCTGCGTCAAGCACTTCGCCCTCTACGGGGCAGGCGAAGCGGGCCGCGACTACAACACGGTAGACATGAGCCGCAACCGCATGTTCAACGAATATATGTACCCCTATGAGGCCGCCGTAGAGGCAGGTGTGGGCAGTGTAATGGCGTCTTTCAACGAGATAGACGGCGTACCTGCCACAGCCAACAAATGGCTGATGACCGATGTGCTTCGCAAGCAATGGGGCTTCAACGGCTTTGTAGTGACCGACTTTACCGGCATATCCGAGATGACAGAACATGGCATCGGCGACCTGCAAGCAGTTTCCGCCCGTGCCCTCAATGCCGGGGTAGATATGGATATGGTGAGCGAAGGATTTGTGGGCACGCTCAAAAAGTCCGTCATGTCGGGCAAGGTAAGCATGAAGACCCTCGACACGGCCTGCCGCCGCATCCTCGAAGCCAAGTACAAGCTGGGACTCTTTGACAATCCCTACAAATACTGCGACCCGGAGCGTCCCGCACGCGACATCTTCACCAAAGAGCACCGCGCCGCCGCACGCCGCATTGCCGCCGAGAGCTTCGTATTGCTGAAGAACGACAGCATCGGGCTACATCCCGGCTCTCTGCCCCAACCGCTGCTCCCGCTGAAAAAAGAAGGAACCGTAGCCGTTATCGGTCCCTTGGGCAACACACGCAGCAATATGCCCGGCACATGGAGCGTAGCCGCCCGCCTCAACGACTATCCTTCCTTGTATGAGGGACTGAAAGAGATGATGTCCGGCAAAGTGAACGTCACATACGCCAAAGGCAGCAACCTCATCGGCGACGCCGCCTACGAAGAACGCGCCACCATGTTCGGTCGCTCCCTGAACCGGGACAACCGTACAGACAAAGAACTGCTGGACGAAGCCCTGAAAACAGCCGCCGGTGCAGACGTTATCATAGCCGCACTCGGCGAATCTTCCGAAATGAGCGGCGAAAGCTCCAGTCGTACCAATCTCGACCTGCCCGATGTGCAGCGCTCGCTGCTGGAAGCCCTGCTGAAGACGGGCAAGCCCGTAGTGCTCACCCTCTTCACCGGACGTCCGCTGACGCTGACCTGGGAGCAGGCGAACGTACCCGCCATACTGAACGTATGGTTTGGCGGAAGCGAAGCCGCCTATGCCATCGGCGACGTATTGTTCGGAGATGTCAACCCCAGCGGAAAGCTGACGATGACTTTCCCGAAGAATGTAGGGCAAATACCTCTGTTCTACAACCACAAGAATACCGGACGCCCGCTACAGGCAGGCAAATGGTTCGAGAAGTTCCGCAGCAACTACCTGGATGTGGACAACGAGCCGCTTTATCCCTTTGGATACGGCTTGTCCTACACCACTTTCCGGTACAGTGACATTGCTCTGAGTACCCCGTCGATGGGACAGGACGGTTCCATAACCGCCGCAGTCACCGTTACCAACACCGGTAAACGGGACGGAGCCGAAGTCGTACAGCTATACATCCGCGACCTTGTAGGAAGTATCACCCGTCCCGTGCGCGAATTGAAGGGCTTCGAAAAAATCTTCCTGCGCGCCGGCGAAAGCAAGACCGTTTCCTTCAAGATTACTCCGGAGCTGCTACGCTTCTATGATTACGACCTGAACCACGTAGCCGAACCTGGAGATTTCGACCTTTTCATCGGTGGAAGCAGTCAGGCTGCCAGGACGGCTCGTATTACCTTGAAGTAA
- a CDS encoding glucoamylase family protein: MKSVNLYIPLLLLLFLAGACGTKKSDGASGALSDDALLDTVQHRTFNYFWDGAEPNSGLARERIHMDGVYPENDQNVVTSGGSGFGIMAVLAGIHRGYVTREEGLARMERIVSFLETADRFHGAYPHWWYGDTGRIKPFGQKDNGGDLVETAFIMQALLAVHQYYAGGNPQEKALAARIDKLWRDVDWNFYRQGDQNVLYWHWSPEYGWEMNFPVHGYNECLIMYILAAASPTHGVPAAVYHEGWAQNGAIVSPHKVEGIELHLRYQGTEAGPLFWAQYSFLGLDPNGLKDEYCPDYFGEMRNLTLVNRAYCIRNPKHYKGFGPDCWGLTASYSTDGYAAHSPNERDDRGVIAPTAALSSIVYTPEYSLQVMRHLYDMGDKVFGPYGFYDAFSETDNWYPQRYLAIDQGPIAVMIENYRSGLLWKLFMSHPDVQQGLRKLGFQLSSDTPISAS, from the coding sequence ATGAAATCAGTAAACCTATATATCCCGCTTCTCCTGCTGTTGTTCCTTGCAGGAGCCTGCGGTACAAAGAAATCCGACGGTGCATCCGGAGCATTGAGCGACGACGCCCTGCTGGACACCGTACAACACCGGACCTTCAATTACTTCTGGGACGGAGCCGAACCCAACAGCGGACTGGCACGCGAACGCATCCACATGGACGGCGTATATCCCGAAAACGACCAAAACGTAGTGACATCCGGCGGCAGCGGTTTCGGCATCATGGCAGTGCTTGCCGGTATCCACCGGGGCTACGTCACCCGTGAAGAAGGCCTGGCACGTATGGAACGCATCGTTTCTTTCCTCGAAACCGCCGACCGCTTTCACGGCGCCTACCCCCACTGGTGGTATGGCGATACGGGACGGATAAAGCCTTTCGGACAAAAAGACAATGGCGGCGACCTCGTAGAAACCGCTTTCATCATGCAGGCTCTCCTTGCCGTACACCAATACTATGCAGGCGGCAATCCGCAAGAGAAAGCCCTCGCCGCCCGTATCGACAAGCTATGGCGGGATGTAGACTGGAACTTCTACCGCCAGGGCGACCAAAACGTACTCTACTGGCATTGGAGCCCCGAATACGGCTGGGAAATGAACTTCCCCGTACACGGCTACAACGAGTGCCTCATCATGTACATCCTTGCCGCCGCCTCGCCTACGCATGGCGTGCCCGCCGCCGTATACCACGAAGGTTGGGCGCAGAACGGCGCCATCGTCAGTCCGCATAAGGTAGAGGGTATCGAACTGCATCTGCGGTATCAGGGCACGGAAGCCGGTCCTCTGTTCTGGGCACAGTACTCGTTCCTGGGACTCGACCCCAACGGGCTGAAAGACGAGTATTGCCCCGATTACTTCGGCGAAATGCGTAACCTCACGCTTGTGAACCGCGCCTACTGCATCCGTAACCCCAAACATTACAAAGGCTTCGGACCGGACTGCTGGGGACTGACCGCCAGCTACTCCACAGACGGGTATGCCGCCCACTCGCCCAACGAGCGCGACGACCGGGGAGTCATCGCTCCCACCGCCGCCCTTTCGTCCATCGTATATACACCGGAGTATTCGCTGCAAGTGATGCGCCACCTTTACGACATGGGTGACAAGGTGTTCGGCCCTTACGGATTCTACGACGCTTTCAGCGAAACGGACAACTGGTATCCGCAACGTTATCTTGCCATCGACCAGGGGCCGATAGCCGTCATGATTGAGAATTACCGCAGCGGACTGCTCTGGAAACTCTTCATGAGCCATCCGGACGTACAGCAGGGATTGCGGAAGTTAGGATTCCAATTGAGTTCTGACACCCCCATTTCCGCTTCATAA